The Primulina huaijiensis isolate GDHJ02 chromosome 12, ASM1229523v2, whole genome shotgun sequence genome has a window encoding:
- the LOC140990737 gene encoding large ribosomal subunit protein eL6-like: MAPKQTTPRATRNPEVIRGIRKHSRSVTYHKRGLWAIKQKNGGKFPHHEKAAAPAPVAEKAPKFYPADDVKKPLSNKRKPKPTKLRASITPGTVLIVLSGRFKGKRVVFLKQLSSGLLLITGPFKINGVPLRRVNQSYVIGTSTKVDVAGVNLEKFDDKYFAKQVEKKKTKGENEFFEAEKQDKTPLPTEKKDDQKATDASLLKAIESVPELKAYLGARFSLKAGMKPHELVF, from the exons ATGGCGCCGAAGCAGACTACCCCAAGAGCTACCCGTAACCCGGAAGTCATCCGCGGGATACGAAAACACTCTCGATCTGTAACCTACCACAAACGTGGACTCTGGGCTATTAAACAGAAAAACGGGGGCAAATTCCCCCACCACGAGAAGGCGGCGGCCCCCGCTCCCGTGGCGGAGAAGGCCCCGAAGTTTTACCCGGCTGATGACGTCAAGAAACCGCTCTCCAACAAGCGCAAACCCAAGCCTACCAAGCTCAG AGCAAGTATTACTCCTGGGACTGTGTTGATTGTATTGTCTGGAAGGTTTAAGGGGAAAAGGGTTGTCTTCTTGAAGCAACTTTCTTCTGGCTTGCTCCTTATCACTG GTCCATTCAAGATCAATGGTGTTCCTCTCAGACGTGTGAACCAGTCATATGTTATTGGAACATCCACAAAGGTTGATGTTGCTGGGGTAAACTTGGAGAAGTTTGATGACAAGTACTTTGCCAAACAAGTTGAGAAAAAGAAGACGAAGGGGGAAAATGAATTCTTCGAGGCAGAGAAACAG GATAAAACTCCACTCCCCACAGAGAAGAAGGATGATCAAAAAGCTACTGATGCATCTTTGCTAAAAGCTATCGAGTCTGTCCCTGAATTGAAGGCTTATTTGGGTGCAAGGTTCTCACTCAAGGCGGGCATGAAACCTCATGAGTTGGTCTTCTAG
- the LOC140989573 gene encoding uncharacterized protein isoform X1: MGSPVSSAPPSFKLLLPPPPSPKAHCLHFPQSNLYPWRKMMQSFPMCKSNTFKVRCSQVKVEESLVDEACELVNGTELTIGNEADCIQAYLFRAVKNNNGTGILLLSDILGFEDSATRDFAYRVACNGYNVLVPDLFNGDPWRKDRPEDLLEEWICKQEPQRMVKDVLTSAEWMFNEFATVGISNKLGIIGFCFGGGRVIDVLAQDQGSYFGTGVSFYGTRIDSSVAGNIKVPLLLIAGDNDALCPTDVLEEISTSNKESKMVIFGGRGHGFGHRPLTPEEDEDAEEAFMVMRNWLNDGLLVNN; encoded by the exons ATGGGTTCTCCGGTTTCCTCTGCTCCACCGAGTTTTAAGCTGCTGCTGCCGCCGCCGCCGTCCCCTAAAGCTCATTGTCTTCACTTCCCT CAAAGCAATTTGTATCCATGGCGTAAGATGATGCAGTCTTTTCCGATGTGTAAAAGCAATACGTTCAAAGTACGTTGCAGTCAAGTGAAAGTAGAAGAGAGCCTCGTGGATGAAGCCTGTGAATTAGTGAATGGAACAGAACTTACCATCGGAAATGAAGCAGACTGTATTCAAGCTTATCTTTTCAGGGCGGTGAAGAACAATAATGGAACGGGGATTTTGCTCTTGTCTGATATTTTAGGTTTTGAAGACTCCGCCACCAGAGATTTTGCCTACCGTGTTGCCTGCAATGGTTACAA TGTTCTAGTTCCAGATTTGTTTAATGGGGATCCATGGAGAAAAGATAGGCCAGAGGATTTGTTAGAAGAATGGATCTGTAAGCAGGAGCCACAGCGCATGGTAAAAGATGTATTAACATCTGCCGAATGGATGTTTAATGAATTTGCGACTGTTGGAATTTCAAACAAGCTTGGAATCATTGGTTTTTGCTTTGGAGGTGGTCGGGTTATCGATGTTCTAGCACAAGATCAGGGGTCCTATTTTGGAACGGGGGTCTCATTTTATGGCACGAGGATAGACTCTTCTGTTGCTGGCAATATAAAGGTGCCTCTACTGTTAATCGCAGGTGACAATGACGCACTTTGTCCAACAGACGTTTTGGAAGAAATTTCGACGAGTAACAAGGAATCAAAGATGGTCATTTTTGGAGGAAGGGGTCACGGGTTTGGTCACAGGCCTCTGACTcctgaagaagatgaagatgcGGAGGAAGCTTTTATGGTAATGAGAAATTGGCTTAATGATGGCTTGCTTGTAAATAACTGA
- the LOC140989573 gene encoding uncharacterized protein isoform X2 translates to MMQSFPMCKSNTFKVRCSQVKVEESLVDEACELVNGTELTIGNEADCIQAYLFRAVKNNNGTGILLLSDILGFEDSATRDFAYRVACNGYNVLVPDLFNGDPWRKDRPEDLLEEWICKQEPQRMVKDVLTSAEWMFNEFATVGISNKLGIIGFCFGGGRVIDVLAQDQGSYFGTGVSFYGTRIDSSVAGNIKVPLLLIAGDNDALCPTDVLEEISTSNKESKMVIFGGRGHGFGHRPLTPEEDEDAEEAFMVMRNWLNDGLLVNN, encoded by the exons ATGATGCAGTCTTTTCCGATGTGTAAAAGCAATACGTTCAAAGTACGTTGCAGTCAAGTGAAAGTAGAAGAGAGCCTCGTGGATGAAGCCTGTGAATTAGTGAATGGAACAGAACTTACCATCGGAAATGAAGCAGACTGTATTCAAGCTTATCTTTTCAGGGCGGTGAAGAACAATAATGGAACGGGGATTTTGCTCTTGTCTGATATTTTAGGTTTTGAAGACTCCGCCACCAGAGATTTTGCCTACCGTGTTGCCTGCAATGGTTACAA TGTTCTAGTTCCAGATTTGTTTAATGGGGATCCATGGAGAAAAGATAGGCCAGAGGATTTGTTAGAAGAATGGATCTGTAAGCAGGAGCCACAGCGCATGGTAAAAGATGTATTAACATCTGCCGAATGGATGTTTAATGAATTTGCGACTGTTGGAATTTCAAACAAGCTTGGAATCATTGGTTTTTGCTTTGGAGGTGGTCGGGTTATCGATGTTCTAGCACAAGATCAGGGGTCCTATTTTGGAACGGGGGTCTCATTTTATGGCACGAGGATAGACTCTTCTGTTGCTGGCAATATAAAGGTGCCTCTACTGTTAATCGCAGGTGACAATGACGCACTTTGTCCAACAGACGTTTTGGAAGAAATTTCGACGAGTAACAAGGAATCAAAGATGGTCATTTTTGGAGGAAGGGGTCACGGGTTTGGTCACAGGCCTCTGACTcctgaagaagatgaagatgcGGAGGAAGCTTTTATGGTAATGAGAAATTGGCTTAATGATGGCTTGCTTGTAAATAACTGA